One segment of Mugil cephalus isolate CIBA_MC_2020 chromosome 14, CIBA_Mcephalus_1.1, whole genome shotgun sequence DNA contains the following:
- the bmp8a gene encoding bone morphogenetic protein 8A, with amino-acid sequence MTSDASCSLPCFCSKMKSSGGRVSQQRTRSTSTSTFHPRTLLLLPLLLLLSFSLWSHQAEAVVHSSFRRLSGREKKEMQKEILTILGLPGRPRPHPPLRPPSSAPLFMLDLYHAMSVDGEDEGNEIIVNGAAMPRFGGAVQGGHAALPTLSTHTPPLGTVVSEADTVMGFVNLVEQERDLLQPRPYWKEFRFDLTPLPQGETVTAAEFRIYKTLTLGQRANRTLHISVYEIQRDNRHREPELVLLDMQSVPAGQEGWLAFDVTTAANHWLLHPRSNLGIRLYVETEEDRSLSAGWIGLVGRRGPRSKQPFMVTFFRESQVPCRPPRAVKPHPRKRKPKYDLPVPSIHSRAAANSGGQPCKKHELYVSFNDLGWKDWVLAPTGYSAYYCDGECFYPLGSCMNATNHALIQQVVHLLKPDEVPKACCAPTKLSPISVLFYDDNNNVILKKHRNMVVKTCGCL; translated from the exons ATGACATCAGACGCCTCCTGCAGCCTCCCCTGCTTTTGCAGCAAGATGAAGAGCAGCGGCGGCAGAGTCTCCCAGCAGCGGACGcgatccacctccacctccaccttccaCCCCAGGACCCTGCTCCTCCTGcccctgctgctcctgctctccttctccctgtGGAGCCACCAGGCCGAGGCCGTCGTCCACTCCAGCTTCCGGCGGCTCAGCGGGCGCGAGAAGAAGGAGATGCAGAAGGAGATCCTGACGATCCTGGGCCTGCCGGGGCGACCCAGACCCCACCCGCCCCTGCGGCCGCCCTCCTCCGCGCCGCTCTTCATGCTGGACCTGTACCACGCCATGTCGGTGGACGGCGAGGACGAAGGGAATGAGATAATCGTCAACGGAGCAGCCATGCCGAGGTTCGGGGGCGCGGTGCAGGGGGGCCACGCGGCCCTGCCGACCCTCAGCACACACACGCCTCCGCTGGGGACGGTGGTCAGCGAGGCCGACACCGTGATGGGCTTCGTCAACCTGG tggAGCAGGAGCGCGACCTCCTGCAGCCCCGTCCCTACTGGAAGGAGTTTCGTTTCgacctcacccccctccctcaggGGGAGACGGTGACGGCGGCCGAGTTTCGCATCTACAAGACGCTGACGTTGGGCCAGAGGGCGAACAGGACGTTACACATCTCTGTCTACGAGATCCAGCGAGACAACAGACACAG AGAGCCGGAGCTGGTGCTGCTGGACATGCAGTCAGTGCCTGCAGGGCAGGAGGGCTGGTTGGCCTTCGACGTCACCACCGCAGCCAACCACTGGCTCCTCCACCCTCGCAGCAACCTGGGCATCCGCCTCTACGTGGAGACGGAGGAGG ACCGCTCCTTGTCTGCAGGCTGGATCGGGCTGGTGGGGCGCAGAGGCCCCCGCTCCAAACAGCCCTTCATGGTGACTTTCTTCAGGGAGAGTCAGGTCCCGTGTCGGCCGCCGCGAGCTGTCAAGCCTCATCCACGCAAGAGGAAACCCAAATACGACCTCCCGGTCCCCAGCATCCACA GTCGGGCTGCAGCCAACAGCGGTGGTCAGCCGTGTAAGAAACACGAGCTCTACGTCAGCTTCAACGATCTGGGATGGAAG gACTGGGTCCTGGCTCCCACCGGATACTCTGCGTATTACTGCGACGGAGAGTGTTTCTATCCTCTGGGCTCGTGCATGAACGCCACCAACCACGCCCTCATCCAGCAAGTG GTCCATCTCCTGAAGCCTGACGAGGTTCCTAAAGCCTGCTGCGCCCCCACCAAGCTGAGCCCCATCTCCGTCCTGTTCtacgacgacaacaacaacgtgATCCTGAAAAAGCACCGGAACATGGTGGTGAAGACGTGCGGCTGCCTATGA